The Niastella koreensis GR20-10 genome includes a window with the following:
- a CDS encoding response regulator has translation MQTEAIWIIDADEDDQVMVREVWRELKLSNELVFLESAKAALEHLGSIDTAPFIIICELNLHKMDGFELRERMLATGLKIFRSVPFIFWATEVSEQQITRAYDLSIHGLFIKDNSFLELKKTFTHILNYWLKSKMPSKKVNA, from the coding sequence ATGCAAACAGAAGCTATCTGGATAATAGATGCAGATGAGGATGACCAGGTAATGGTTAGGGAAGTATGGCGTGAATTAAAACTTTCAAACGAACTGGTGTTTTTGGAAAGTGCAAAAGCGGCGCTTGAGCATTTAGGCTCAATAGATACTGCTCCCTTTATTATCATTTGCGAACTGAATCTTCATAAAATGGACGGGTTTGAGCTACGGGAAAGAATGCTGGCAACAGGCTTGAAAATATTCAGAAGCGTGCCTTTTATTTTCTGGGCTACCGAAGTGTCGGAACAACAGATCACCCGGGCATACGATTTATCTATTCACGGACTTTTTATAAAGGATAACAGTTTCCTGGAATTGAAAAAAACCTTCACGCATATTCTCAATTACTGGTTGAAAAGCAAGATGCCTTCCAAAAAGGTAAATGCCTGA
- a CDS encoding mechanosensitive ion channel family protein: MRMPVGRLSILISCLLLACSALAQHTQHTPHTDSSKKFNIADSARRDTARRDTARFRRNNALRDLFADSAKLTSSDFQLQIEKTYLIMNNVRNKSELGLRVKEIKQDLADNDSMLAILKDNVLNNSAALNLRNLQVFKTLLLHIQEASKEEHQLLDSTEGKLVDLRNSMKALVGDTTMRQLWRDSALRAQFQPQLKGMRELFTGATQKLRGAMAAVNLLQTHVSANSLTTAQLLDKVTSLLNTSAARIFGKEYNYLWEKDTISLSNSARSSIGKAYDGERKALHYYFKDSNQKRLFLLLIGLLFFIWLYRNIRTLKRLNAMESLANMEFEYLPNNYIVASFIMMFAVAPLFDLHAPSVYIESMQFLMLVILTVICWKKWPRRLFLYWIAVMVLYICFSFTHHMADPGLGQRTWLILLNILSVVFGMLFLSQIQRNLPMRGFLRFVINLHNIMNLVSVICNMAGRVSLAQILGSTAIFAFTQAIGLAVFSKICMEAILQQIVASRLRRNVQARLNYQPVLTGFRRPILFLTVILWLIVFFTNLNIYTSVMDALGVFLTTPRSIGSAEFTLGGVLLFFFIIWLAHLLQKYVGFFFGDTGTAEDDEIHNKGARSRLLIARLILLCLGYLLAVAASGVPVDKITIVLGALGVGIGLGLQNIVNNFVSGIILIFDRPLQIGDVVQIGDKQGRVREIGLRSSTLMTGDGAEVIIPNGDVLGQQIVNWTLSNNQQRIQLNLSVTGNNDMEVVTNTVKKAILASGFVYENREPSVLFTKVHDEGFDLTVYFWCVDIGKAGEAKSAVNLLLYQHLKSVGIQLK, encoded by the coding sequence ATGAGAATGCCCGTTGGCCGTTTGTCCATCCTGATCAGTTGCCTGTTGTTAGCGTGCTCTGCCCTGGCGCAACATACCCAGCATACACCCCATACAGATTCCAGTAAAAAATTTAATATAGCCGATTCTGCCCGCAGGGATACCGCCCGCAGGGATACTGCCCGGTTTAGAAGGAATAATGCGCTTCGCGACCTGTTTGCCGATTCTGCCAAACTCACCTCCAGCGATTTTCAGTTACAGATAGAAAAAACCTACCTGATCATGAATAATGTCAGGAACAAAAGTGAATTGGGACTGCGGGTTAAAGAGATAAAACAGGACCTGGCAGATAACGACTCCATGCTGGCGATCCTGAAGGACAACGTACTTAATAACAGTGCGGCGCTTAATCTCCGCAACCTGCAGGTATTTAAAACCCTGCTGCTGCATATCCAGGAGGCTAGTAAAGAAGAACACCAGTTGCTCGATAGTACCGAAGGCAAACTGGTTGACCTGCGCAACAGTATGAAAGCGCTGGTAGGGGATACTACCATGCGTCAGCTGTGGCGCGATTCGGCCTTACGCGCACAGTTTCAGCCGCAATTAAAAGGCATGCGCGAATTGTTCACCGGCGCCACCCAAAAGTTACGCGGCGCTATGGCGGCGGTTAACTTATTACAAACGCATGTGTCTGCCAACTCATTAACAACTGCCCAGTTGCTTGACAAGGTAACTTCCCTGTTAAATACCTCGGCCGCGCGCATTTTTGGCAAAGAGTATAATTATTTGTGGGAGAAAGATACAATCAGCCTGTCGAACAGCGCGCGAAGTTCAATAGGCAAAGCCTACGATGGCGAGCGGAAGGCCCTGCATTATTATTTCAAAGACAGCAATCAAAAGCGGTTGTTCCTGCTGCTGATCGGGTTATTGTTCTTTATCTGGCTGTACCGCAACATCAGAACGCTGAAGCGCCTGAATGCCATGGAAAGCCTCGCTAATATGGAGTTCGAATACCTGCCGAACAATTATATTGTCGCTTCCTTTATCATGATGTTTGCCGTAGCGCCGCTGTTCGATCTGCATGCACCTTCGGTATACATTGAATCCATGCAGTTCCTGATGCTGGTTATTCTTACCGTCATATGCTGGAAGAAATGGCCCCGCCGCCTGTTCCTGTACTGGATCGCAGTAATGGTCCTGTATATCTGTTTCTCTTTTACGCATCATATGGCCGATCCCGGCCTGGGACAACGCACGTGGCTCATTCTGCTGAATATATTATCGGTAGTATTTGGCATGTTGTTCCTGTCGCAGATCCAACGCAACCTGCCCATGCGCGGCTTCCTGAGATTTGTGATAAACCTGCATAATATCATGAACCTGGTGAGTGTGATCTGCAATATGGCAGGCCGGGTGTCACTGGCCCAGATCCTGGGCAGCACCGCCATCTTTGCCTTTACGCAGGCGATCGGACTGGCCGTATTCAGCAAAATATGTATGGAGGCCATCCTGCAACAAATAGTTGCCAGCCGCCTTCGCCGCAATGTACAGGCGCGGCTGAATTACCAGCCGGTGCTTACCGGTTTCCGCCGGCCTATTTTGTTCCTTACGGTGATCCTGTGGCTGATCGTATTTTTTACCAACCTCAATATTTATACGTCGGTAATGGACGCGTTGGGCGTATTCCTTACCACCCCACGTAGTATAGGCAGTGCCGAATTTACCTTAGGCGGGGTATTGCTGTTCTTCTTTATCATTTGGCTGGCGCACCTGCTGCAGAAGTACGTAGGCTTTTTCTTTGGCGATACCGGTACTGCCGAGGATGATGAAATTCACAACAAAGGAGCCCGTTCCCGGCTGTTGATAGCCCGTCTTATTTTGTTATGCCTGGGTTACCTGCTGGCGGTGGCCGCTTCCGGCGTTCCGGTTGATAAGATCACCATCGTACTGGGCGCCCTGGGTGTTGGTATCGGTTTAGGCTTACAGAACATTGTAAACAATTTCGTGTCTGGTATCATCCTCATCTTCGACCGGCCGCTGCAAATTGGCGATGTGGTGCAGATTGGCGATAAACAAGGCCGCGTACGCGAAATTGGGTTGCGTTCAAGCACCCTCATGACCGGTGATGGCGCCGAAGTAATTATTCCCAATGGTGATGTGTTAGGGCAACAGATCGTAAACTGGACACTGAGCAACAACCAGCAACGCATTCAGTTAAACCTGAGCGTTACCGGCAATAACGATATGGAAGTAGTGACCAACACCGTTAAAAAAGCCATCCTGGCTTCCGGCTTTGTTTACGAAAACCGCGAACCTTCCGTCTTATTCACCAAAGTACATGACGAAGGTTTTGACTTAACCGTGTATTTCTGGTGCGTTGATATTGGTAAGGCCGGGGAGGCGAAGAGTGCGGTTAATTTGTTGTTGTACCAGCATTTGAAGTCGGTGGGGATTCAGTTGAAATAG
- a CDS encoding (R)-mandelonitrile lyase, which translates to MQITKIGSQASAKGPEDWFTGQVRIDPLFLPNDARRGAASNVTFEPGARTAWHTHPLGQTLIVTAGCGWVQKEGGPVIEIHPGDVVWFEPNEKHWHGATPVTGMTHIAIQENLNGKLVDWLEKVTDEQYALLKAY; encoded by the coding sequence ATGCAAATCACAAAGATAGGCTCACAGGCTTCTGCTAAAGGTCCTGAAGACTGGTTTACGGGCCAGGTGCGCATCGACCCGTTATTCCTGCCAAACGATGCCCGGCGTGGCGCCGCATCGAATGTGACTTTTGAACCGGGCGCGCGTACTGCCTGGCACACACATCCTTTAGGACAAACTTTGATTGTTACCGCAGGCTGCGGCTGGGTGCAAAAAGAAGGCGGGCCGGTTATTGAGATCCACCCGGGTGATGTGGTTTGGTTTGAACCAAATGAAAAGCACTGGCATGGGGCTACGCCTGTAACGGGTATGACCCACATTGCCATCCAGGAAAATTTAAATGGTAAACTGGTTGACTGGCTGGAGAAAGTTACAGATGAACAATATGCTTTGTTGAAAGCTTATTGA
- a CDS encoding WG repeat-containing protein — MTNNLLPSPIVDRYAIQYSELVYEAITIYKNSDDKWGVLSEIMPGVFSILVEPVYNSISFNHVLNYLQAVFYPEDHWQVDGKNFYFYDINGQVQASVLGVSTVQIDEGGCLLVLKEDAMGLLDNKGRSVIPFSYVSLHFLQTGIYKAQQGDGYGIIDVSENVLLDFKYRYIFNQVKNDRVIVQDLNSRYFTFHFPTRELHALPYDSIFLASPNTGAEGKTAPGLYKVIRQCQETEFDYYDNGMSAFTGIWGIINADGAVKIPCDYAFVDVFEGTGFFKVAKGVFNFYFEEETGNLIAEGVKWGVVDTNNKIIIPIEYDWVQEAEEGQWVVNKGGTVYFNESYEADHWAVRGGKSELYS, encoded by the coding sequence ATGACAAATAACCTGTTACCATCACCTATTGTGGACAGATACGCCATTCAGTACAGCGAACTGGTGTATGAGGCGATCACTATTTATAAAAATAGTGACGATAAATGGGGTGTGCTCAGTGAAATCATGCCGGGAGTTTTCTCCATTTTGGTTGAACCGGTTTATAATTCAATCAGTTTTAACCACGTATTGAATTACCTGCAAGCGGTGTTTTACCCGGAGGACCACTGGCAGGTGGATGGAAAGAACTTTTATTTTTATGATATAAATGGCCAGGTGCAGGCAAGTGTGCTGGGCGTTTCAACCGTACAAATAGACGAGGGGGGCTGCCTGCTGGTGCTGAAGGAGGATGCCATGGGGCTGCTCGATAACAAAGGCAGGTCCGTAATTCCTTTTTCTTATGTGTCGTTGCATTTTCTGCAGACCGGTATTTATAAAGCGCAACAGGGCGACGGGTATGGCATTATCGATGTTAGTGAAAACGTACTGCTCGATTTTAAATACCGGTATATTTTCAACCAGGTAAAAAACGACAGGGTTATAGTGCAGGACCTGAATAGCCGGTATTTTACTTTTCATTTTCCCACCCGTGAATTGCACGCATTGCCATACGACAGCATCTTTCTGGCATCTCCCAATACAGGTGCTGAAGGAAAAACAGCGCCTGGATTATACAAAGTGATCAGGCAATGCCAGGAAACGGAATTTGACTATTACGATAACGGTATGAGCGCCTTTACGGGCATCTGGGGCATTATCAATGCCGATGGGGCCGTAAAAATTCCCTGCGACTATGCGTTTGTAGATGTGTTTGAGGGCACCGGTTTTTTCAAGGTAGCCAAAGGCGTCTTCAACTTTTACTTCGAGGAGGAGACCGGTAATTTAATTGCAGAAGGCGTTAAGTGGGGGGTGGTGGATACCAATAATAAAATTATTATTCCGATTGAATACGACTGGGTACAGGAAGCCGAAGAGGGCCAATGGGTGGTGAACAAAGGCGGTACTGTATACTTTAACGAAAGTTATGAGGCGGATCACTGGGCAGTGCGCGGCGGTAAATCGGAACTATATTCATAA
- a CDS encoding ferritin-like domain-containing protein, whose amino-acid sequence MPATTKSRSTKKKAAPVAAAAKGNSQLQEFFMDALKDIYWAEKKLTKTLPKLQKGATTQELKNAIEEHLSQTQEHVSRIEEAFQMMGKKAQAKKCEAMEGLVKEGESILEETERGSMTRDAGIIAAAQKVEHYEIATYGTLVTLAKTMGENDVAELLAQTLEEEKQTDQTLTGIAESGINWEAEQEESDEGEEGEEEEEEE is encoded by the coding sequence ATGCCTGCAACAACTAAGTCACGCAGCACAAAAAAGAAAGCAGCTCCGGTAGCAGCTGCCGCAAAAGGAAATTCACAACTTCAGGAATTTTTTATGGACGCCCTTAAAGACATTTACTGGGCTGAAAAGAAGCTGACGAAAACCCTGCCCAAGCTTCAAAAGGGAGCTACTACGCAGGAGTTAAAGAATGCCATTGAAGAACACCTGAGCCAAACCCAGGAACATGTTAGCCGTATTGAAGAGGCTTTTCAAATGATGGGTAAAAAAGCCCAGGCAAAAAAATGCGAAGCCATGGAAGGCCTGGTGAAAGAAGGGGAAAGCATTCTGGAGGAAACTGAAAGAGGTTCCATGACCCGCGATGCCGGTATTATTGCTGCAGCGCAAAAAGTAGAACACTACGAGATCGCCACCTATGGCACGCTGGTAACCCTGGCAAAAACCATGGGTGAAAACGATGTGGCCGAATTGCTGGCGCAAACGCTGGAAGAAGAAAAACAAACAGATCAAACCCTCACCGGAATAGCTGAGAGTGGTATTAACTGGGAAGCTGAACAGGAGGAATCTGATGAAGGCGAAGAAGGGGAGGAAGAAGAAGAGGAAGAATAA
- a CDS encoding PAS domain S-box protein: MKQQPGIPEPGAIDVPDDSTILYLLPTAVCVCDMTGVVIRYNEKAAQLWNRRPRVGDANELYCGCYKLYLPDGTHLPHEQSPMAVCIKDGQPRKDVELILERPDLSRLYIRVNVVPLLDGTGKQAGVINCFDDITWQKEAERVLSRKIGEEKLQELAISLEKIVQRKTQDLVQKTEELKKSEERYHKMVEEVEDYAILMLDKEGTIVNWNKGAEKIKGYKEVEIVGRNFQEFYLAEDRKKGLPLQLLELARQTGKALHEGWRKRKDGSVFWGSIVLTAIHNDEGRVIGFTKVTRDLTERKLAEDRTNDYLRQLEFQNKELEQFVYAASHDLKEPLRKMNFYANYIADQPENRLDEKSRDYLSRSLKAAARMKVLIEDLLIYSRSTIRTDVYEEVDLNKVIEEIAGTHKEEIGDGEVIIEKLPVVYAVPFQIKQLFSNLIDNAVKYKHPGRDVVIKVTVKLVEGSQVPVHNLERNKKYFQISVIDNGIGFDPAHANRIFEIFQRLNNSTNAKGSGIGLAICKKIVQNYKGAIEANGEPEVGARFSVYLPADQAMPLQ; the protein is encoded by the coding sequence ATGAAACAACAACCAGGGATTCCTGAACCAGGGGCCATAGATGTTCCGGACGACAGTACCATTTTATATCTTCTACCCACGGCGGTATGCGTGTGCGATATGACGGGTGTTGTTATAAGATATAATGAAAAGGCTGCGCAATTGTGGAACCGGCGACCACGGGTGGGGGATGCGAACGAGCTTTATTGCGGCTGTTATAAATTATACCTTCCAGATGGAACACATTTACCGCATGAACAAAGCCCAATGGCAGTGTGCATAAAGGACGGACAGCCCAGAAAAGACGTGGAACTGATCCTCGAACGTCCCGACCTTTCCCGGCTATATATCAGGGTAAATGTTGTACCGCTTTTGGATGGCACCGGCAAACAGGCAGGTGTTATCAACTGCTTTGATGATATAACCTGGCAAAAAGAAGCAGAACGGGTGCTGAGCAGAAAGATAGGAGAGGAAAAATTGCAGGAACTGGCTATCTCCCTGGAGAAGATCGTACAAAGGAAGACCCAGGACCTGGTACAAAAAACCGAGGAATTAAAAAAGAGCGAAGAACGGTATCATAAAATGGTGGAAGAAGTGGAAGATTATGCCATTCTGATGCTGGATAAGGAAGGAACGATCGTGAATTGGAATAAAGGGGCGGAAAAAATAAAAGGCTATAAAGAGGTGGAGATAGTGGGCAGGAACTTCCAGGAGTTTTACCTGGCTGAAGACCGGAAAAAGGGATTGCCACTGCAACTATTGGAACTCGCGAGGCAAACAGGCAAGGCCCTGCATGAAGGCTGGCGGAAAAGAAAGGATGGCAGTGTTTTCTGGGGCAGCATTGTGCTTACAGCTATCCATAACGATGAAGGCCGGGTGATTGGCTTTACCAAAGTTACCCGCGATCTTACAGAACGGAAGCTGGCCGAAGACCGCACCAACGATTACCTGAGGCAGCTGGAATTTCAGAATAAAGAACTGGAACAATTTGTGTATGCCGCATCGCACGATCTGAAAGAACCGCTGCGCAAAATGAATTTCTATGCCAATTACATAGCCGATCAGCCGGAAAACCGGTTGGATGAAAAATCCAGGGATTATTTAAGCAGGTCGTTGAAAGCGGCTGCACGCATGAAGGTGCTGATAGAAGACCTGCTGATCTATTCCCGTTCTACCATCCGAACAGACGTTTATGAAGAGGTAGACCTAAACAAAGTGATCGAGGAAATAGCAGGAACGCATAAAGAAGAGATCGGAGACGGGGAGGTCATTATTGAAAAACTGCCTGTTGTTTATGCCGTGCCTTTTCAAATAAAACAGCTGTTTTCCAACCTCATTGATAATGCGGTCAAATACAAACATCCCGGGCGCGATGTGGTAATAAAAGTAACGGTTAAACTGGTAGAAGGCAGCCAGGTACCAGTACATAACCTGGAACGGAATAAAAAATATTTTCAGATCTCGGTTATTGATAACGGAATTGGTTTCGATCCGGCACATGCCAACAGGATCTTTGAGATCTTTCAACGGCTGAACAATTCAACCAATGCAAAGGGGTCGGGAATAGGGCTGGCTATTTGTAAAAAAATTGTTCAGAATTATAAAGGAGCTATCGAAGCAAATGGGGAACCTGAGGTAGGTGCCCGGTTCTCGGTTTATTTACCCGCAGATCAGGCAATGCCATTGCAGTAA
- a CDS encoding response regulator, translated as MGKNKVNILMADDDVEDIELIEEAILNIEPDATLHKFFNGNSVLEYLRSAPDDSLPCLIVLDYNMPELKGSEVLSFMKSKKRYDTIPKVVLSTSNAYRHQHECLNNGASEYIVKPDNMKELQSLAKKLLTYCNGIA; from the coding sequence ATGGGAAAGAACAAAGTAAATATACTAATGGCTGATGACGATGTGGAAGATATTGAATTGATTGAAGAAGCCATCCTGAATATAGAACCTGATGCAACCCTGCACAAGTTCTTTAATGGTAATTCCGTTCTTGAATACCTGCGTTCCGCTCCCGACGATTCCCTTCCCTGCCTCATCGTGCTCGACTACAATATGCCCGAGCTCAAAGGTTCTGAAGTGTTGTCTTTTATGAAATCAAAAAAACGCTACGACACCATTCCCAAAGTAGTGCTTAGCACTTCCAATGCGTACAGGCATCAGCATGAGTGTTTAAATAACGGCGCTTCAGAATATATTGTAAAGCCCGATAATATGAAAGAATTGCAGAGCCTGGCCAAAAAGCTGCTTACTTACTGCAATGGCATTGCCTGA
- a CDS encoding CinA family protein, whose amino-acid sequence MSTCKAFYQGSIFVGALSMELFDKNLLIRIGKYLKKKEETIAVAESVTSGMLQYAFSNIPDATDFFQGGLTAYNIAQKYKHLQVEPIHALSVNCVSPLVAEQMAIEVCRIFGAHWGIGITGYATPVPESGNKLFAYFAITYKEKVRLKGMLRSEEKHPPDVQLQYTKTVLQKLATVTK is encoded by the coding sequence ATGTCTACATGCAAGGCATTCTATCAGGGCAGTATTTTTGTGGGCGCATTAAGTATGGAACTATTTGATAAGAATCTGCTTATACGAATTGGTAAATACCTGAAGAAAAAGGAAGAAACCATTGCAGTGGCCGAAAGCGTTACCTCGGGAATGCTGCAATATGCCTTCTCCAATATACCCGATGCCACTGACTTTTTCCAGGGCGGACTTACAGCATACAACATTGCTCAAAAATACAAACACCTGCAGGTAGAACCCATTCACGCCCTGTCTGTTAACTGTGTTTCACCATTGGTGGCTGAACAAATGGCAATAGAAGTTTGCCGCATCTTTGGGGCGCACTGGGGTATTGGTATAACCGGTTATGCCACCCCGGTACCGGAATCGGGCAATAAACTGTTTGCTTACTTTGCCATTACATATAAAGAAAAAGTACGTTTAAAAGGCATGTTGCGCAGCGAAGAGAAGCATCCACCCGACGTTCAGCTTCAATATACAAAGACCGTGTTGCAAAAGCTGGCTACAGTAACAAAGTAA